From the genome of Egicoccus sp. AB-alg6-2, one region includes:
- a CDS encoding pyridoxal phosphate-dependent aminotransferase: MEASPTMAVDAKAKALKAAGEPVIGFGAGEPDFPTPANIVEAARRAAADPATHRYSPAGGLPALKEAIVRRTAEDSGIEVDPGQITVTNGGKHALYNVFMTLVDPGDEVLVPAPYWVSYPEQVKLAGGTPVAVPTTKDTGFRAGVELLERHRTPRTKALVFVSPSNPTGAVYPRDEIEAVGRWAAEHGIWVITDEIYQHLVYGDASFASLPALVPEAAERTVLVNGVAKTYAMTGWRIGWSIAPIEVAKGIDKLQSQVTSNVANIAQHAAIEALTGPQDAVATMREAFDRRRRFAVERLSEIPGVEVVEPEGAFYVFPSFEGVLGGAFAGRRIETTLELAEVLLEEAKVALVPGEAFGAPGYARLSYALGDDDLAEGIDRIAKFLAG; this comes from the coding sequence ATGGAAGCGTCACCGACCATGGCGGTCGACGCCAAGGCCAAGGCCCTGAAGGCCGCCGGGGAACCGGTCATCGGCTTCGGCGCCGGCGAGCCCGACTTCCCCACGCCCGCCAACATCGTCGAGGCGGCCCGGCGTGCCGCCGCCGACCCGGCCACGCACCGCTACTCCCCCGCCGGCGGACTGCCGGCCCTCAAGGAGGCGATCGTCCGGCGGACCGCCGAGGACTCGGGCATCGAGGTCGACCCCGGGCAGATCACGGTCACCAACGGCGGCAAGCACGCGCTGTACAACGTGTTCATGACACTCGTCGATCCTGGTGACGAGGTGCTCGTCCCCGCGCCGTACTGGGTCAGCTACCCGGAGCAGGTCAAGCTGGCCGGTGGCACGCCGGTCGCCGTGCCGACGACCAAGGACACCGGGTTCCGTGCCGGCGTCGAGCTGCTCGAACGGCACCGCACGCCACGCACCAAGGCCCTGGTCTTCGTCTCGCCCTCCAACCCCACCGGTGCGGTCTACCCGCGCGACGAGATCGAGGCGGTCGGTCGCTGGGCGGCCGAGCACGGGATCTGGGTCATCACCGACGAGATCTACCAGCACCTGGTCTACGGGGACGCCAGCTTCGCCTCGCTGCCGGCACTCGTACCCGAGGCCGCCGAGCGCACCGTCCTGGTCAACGGCGTCGCCAAGACCTACGCGATGACGGGATGGCGGATCGGCTGGTCGATCGCCCCCATCGAGGTGGCGAAGGGCATCGACAAGCTGCAGAGCCAGGTCACGTCGAACGTCGCCAACATCGCGCAGCACGCCGCCATCGAGGCGCTCACCGGTCCGCAGGACGCCGTGGCGACGATGCGTGAGGCGTTCGACCGTCGGCGACGGTTCGCCGTCGAACGCCTCTCGGAGATCCCCGGGGTCGAGGTCGTCGAACCCGAGGGCGCGTTCTACGTGTTCCCCTCCTTCGAGGGCGTCCTCGGCGGCGCGTTCGCCGGTCGGCGCATCGAGACCACCCTCGAGCTCGCCGAGGTCCTGCTCGAGGAGGCCAAGGTCGCGCTGGTGCCCGGCGAGGCCTTCGGCGCGCCGGGGTACGCCCGACTGTCGTACGCGCTCGGTGACGACGACCTCGCCGAGGGCATCGACCGCATCGCGAAGTTCCTGGCCGGCTGA